AAATAGTAAGTGAATCCATTGATGAGGCGAGTGTCTTCGGCGGTGCGATTGATCTGGGCGCTATTTGGCGCCAGACGGAAGAAATGACGCCGCGCCAACCGGCAACTGCATCCGGCATCAGCACACCGGTAGAGGGTAAATCTTTGGTTCGGGATAAAGGCTGGCGCATGGGACTGGTTGCTCAGAACCTTGGGATGACCAGTGATGAATTGATGCCGATTAATTTCAGAGCAGGTGTCGGTTATGTTATGCAGGATTTGTTATCGTCCGCCGGCCGGGGAACCGTCGCGCTGGATGCATTGGTTCCGATTGATAATGATATTAAAGTTTCTATTGGTGCTGAATACGCCAATATTAGCCCGAATACGGAATTCGCCGCCCGGGTTGGGTATAAGATCGGTAATGAGATTCAAGATCTCGATTCTTTGGCCGGTTTGACTGCGGGAGCGGGTTTTGCCATTATAGCCGGGCTGATTAAATATCAAGTTGACTATGCTTTTGTACCTTACGGTGATCTGGGGACCACCCACCGGGCATCCCTCACCCTGGCATTTTTGCCTTCCAGCAACATTGTAAAAGCGGCACCCGGCATAAAAAAGGAGATTATTCAACCTGCCCCGGAAGTGTTACCCAAAACACTTCTTAAATCTGCGGAAATCAAGAAACCGGAGCCCAAACCGGAACCCGAACCCGAGCCCGTAAAAGAAGTGTCCACCGCAATGGCTGTTGCTGCAGCCCCGGAAGTTGAAGCATCCACAGCAGCTCAGCCGGTTGAAAAAGTTGATGAAACTGAAGCGGCGCTGAAAAAACTGGAGCGTGATTTGCGTATGTTTTTGAAAAGGGTGAATGCCGGTCTGCTTTCGCCGGTCAGGTTTGACAAGGGTAAATCACAATTAATTTCTAAGACAAAAAAGAGTTTGGATACTTTGGGGAAAATTATTGAAAAAAATAAAACCGGTAATATCGTGGTAGTGGGTTATGCCGGATCGAATACTGTTTTGGCAGCGGAACGTGCCAAGACGGTTGCGCGTTATATCAAAATGACGTTTCGGATTGATCCGGAAAGATTTTTAATTAAAAGCGGCGATCCGGCGCAGAAACCAAAACGGTCATGGATTTCTTTTGAGGTGAAGGAGAAAGCACAAAGCACAAAGTAATCGCGGGGTTGGAGATAGGGTGATGTGTAAGAGAGGGTGATTGCTATGGAAAAAAAGAGGGTGGGTATTGGTTTTTATCTATGCATCACGTTTCTCTGTGTTGGCGGGTTTGCACATTCTGCGATGTTTACTGAAAATTTTACATCCAATACATATGAAGATGTGGCTGAGACCACGGCTTTTTGGGACACTTCAGGTTCCGGTGAGGTTCGTCTCCATTCCTATTATACTTTTTCCGAACCCAGTGGCGTTTTGAACTGGGGCGGTCAGGTGAATACGATTCACAACAATGGAAGCTATTGGCTGATTGGCGGCAATGGCGGGAAGATCAATCGCTATAATGGTGCAGCCTATTCAAGCCTGAGTGCTTCCATGAGCGGTTTTGAAGGCAACAATATCAATACCATTGGTTACGGTGATGGGTACTGGATGGTTGGCGGCGGTTCTCAAAAGTTGAACAAATATGATGGATCGGTTTTTACAAATTATTCCTCAACACTGTCCAATTGGCCCAATGCGGATATTCAGGCAACAGCGTATGGCGGTGGAACTGAAAATTTTTGGGTCATCATGGGAAAGAATGGAAGGATCAATCGTTTCAACGGGACCTCGGGAACGGATGTTTCCGGGGGTGCCGGTTTTTGGGGAACATCCACCAATGGTTACGCAGTGGCTTACAACGGCAGTTATTGGCTCCTGGGTGGAAGCAATGGTTATTTGCTCCGGTATCAGGCGGGAACGTATACAACATTGGGATTTGGCGTGGAAAGTGTTTATGCCATCGGCTGGGATAGTGATAACAGCCGTTGGCTGATCGGCGGTTCGGGCGGCCGCCTGCTCAGTTATGACGGAGCAACCTTTACGGATCAGTCCGCCAAGGTTTCGACATTTAATAATATTTTTGGAATTGCCTACAATGGCAGTTACTGGATGATCGTTGGGAATGATACCAATGGGGACAGTGAGTGCTATTCCATGTCAACTGATTTTTCCACCTATTATGACCGCTCAAGCAGTCTGGTGAATATGGGTGAAGGGGTGCCGGTGTATGCGGTGGACAGTGATTCGACAGAGTGGTTGTTGGGCGGAGCAGAAGCGCGTTTGAACAATCATACCGGTACAATTTCATCGACAACGTTTAATGATCGCTCCAGCCATTTGGTAAATTTTGGGATTGATGATATTTATTCAGCCGGTTACGACACAGATAATAATTATTGGATTTTTACGGGTGCCAATAAACATGCCAACCGGATGAGCGGCGGTACGTTTGCAGATATGAGCAATACGCTTACGGGATTTACCAGCATGGACAGTGTTCGGTGCGTCGAATACAACAGTACGGATGGGTATTGGCTGATCGGCGGTGATGATGGAAAGTTGAACCGGTTCAATGGCACGTCCACAACGGATTTGACAGCAAGCTTGGGGTGGGGCAGCGGATACAGTGTCAATGCTGTGCGCTGGAATGGCAGTGCGTGGTTGATTGGCGGGGGTGTTGC
This bacterium DNA region includes the following protein-coding sequences:
- a CDS encoding PorV/PorQ family protein — encoded protein: MKRIIFVLFFFLIFSNTSFSDGPGTTNANFLKAGQGVRPIAMGETYIALGDGLDTLYWNPAGLAQIKSPAASFIHSFWVQDIGTEYLAYGMPLGPLGTIAGGITYMHAGTIAKTIEDENGNYGGIDGDASAMSVAFVGAYSQKLSRLMPIKEPFLGNILIGASVKIVSESIDEASVFGGAIDLGAIWRQTEEMTPRQPATASGISTPVEGKSLVRDKGWRMGLVAQNLGMTSDELMPINFRAGVGYVMQDLLSSAGRGTVALDALVPIDNDIKVSIGAEYANISPNTEFAARVGYKIGNEIQDLDSLAGLTAGAGFAIIAGLIKYQVDYAFVPYGDLGTTHRASLTLAFLPSSNIVKAAPGIKKEIIQPAPEVLPKTLLKSAEIKKPEPKPEPEPEPVKEVSTAMAVAAAPEVEASTAAQPVEKVDETEAALKKLERDLRMFLKRVNAGLLSPVRFDKGKSQLISKTKKSLDTLGKIIEKNKTGNIVVVGYAGSNTVLAAERAKTVARYIKMTFRIDPERFLIKSGDPAQKPKRSWISFEVKEKAQSTK